One window of the Manihot esculenta cultivar AM560-2 chromosome 14, M.esculenta_v8, whole genome shotgun sequence genome contains the following:
- the LOC110599747 gene encoding uncharacterized protein LOC110599747 has product MRAEASQRDPDKYCQYHRTYGHNTNNCYQLISEIEVLIKRGHLRNFVKKPEGERHQLNPTAERPRRTGAGPVNDGSSGTINMIVGGTGVTISFSPEDAQGVQMPHNDALVIEAVIHNYRVRKVLVDNGSKVNLLP; this is encoded by the exons ATGAGGGCCGAGGCGAGCCAGCGAGATCCTGATAAATACTGCCAGTATCATCGTACATACGGCCACAACACCAACAACTGCTATCAGCTGATCAGCGAAATTGAGGTGTTGataaagaggggacacctcaGGAATTTCGTGAAAAAACCAGAGGGAGAAAGGCATCAGCTGAACCCTACAGCAGAGAGACCCCGGAGGACGGGAGCAGGACCGGTGAATGATGGTTCCAGcggaaccatcaacatgattgtgggGGGAactggag TGACAATCTCcttctctccggaggatgccCAGGGCGTTCAAATGCCTCACAATGACGCTCTTGTTATCGAGGCCGTCATCCATAACTACCGAGTTAGGAAGGTTCTCGTCGACAATGGAAGCAAGGTGAACTTGTTGCCGTAG
- the LOC110599807 gene encoding outer envelope protein 80, chloroplastic isoform X1, which translates to MPQNESVRFTSSLLKIPSLPSQQLKKQPSHPPPPLPFFSHILNSQLANTVISFTNFIDSLITRSRLHVPRTPGIRIRRSNLFANSPLTCLASLTLTRSTDSAHSESHIKSPILCSASLSLSQPAEPAAPGSEALVTQQKGSGGGGAHSASRHDEERVLISEVLVRNKDGEELERKDLEAEAVAALKACRANSALTVREVQEDVHRIIDSGYFCSCMPVAVDTRDGIRLVFQVEPNQEFHGLVCEGASVLPAKFLEDAFRDGYGKVVNIRHLDDVITSINGWYMERGLFGLVSGVEILSGGIIRLQVAEAEVNNISIRFLDRKTGEPTKGKTKPETILRQLTTKKGQVYSMLQGKRDVDTVLTMGIMEDVSIIPQPAGDTGKVDLVMNVVERPSGGFSAGGGISSGITSGPLSGLIGSFTYSHRNVFGRNQKLNISLERGQIDSIFRINYTDPWIQGDDKRTSRTIMVQNSRTPGNLVHGNQPGNTSLTIGRVIAGVEFSRPLRPKWSGTAGLIFQHAGARDEKGNPIIKDHYSSPLTASGKTHDDMLLAKFESVYTGSGDHGSSMFVLNVEQGLPLWPEWLFFNRVNARARKGIEIGPALFLVSLSGGHVVGNFSPHEAFAIGGTNSVRGYEEGAVGSGRSYSVGSGEISFPVLGPVEGVLFADYGTDLGSGPTVPGDPAGARLKPGSGYGYGFGIRVDSPLGPLRLEYAFNDRHAKRFHFGVGHRN; encoded by the exons ATGCCCCAAAACGAGAGTGTTCGCTTCACatcatctttgctcaaaattCCTTCTCTTCCTTCACAACAGCTGAAAAAACAACCATCACATCCACCACCTCCTCTCCCGTTCTTTTCTCATATCCTCAACTCTCAATTGGCCAATACTGTAATCTCTTTTACTAATTTCATCGACTCGCTCATAACTCGTTCTAGATTACATGTACCTCGCACTCCGGGTATCAGAATTCGGAGGTCTAACTTGTTTGCCAACTCACCTCTTACATGTTTAGCTTCATTGACACTTACCCGATCAACAGATTCAGCTCATTCCGAGTCGCATATAAAGTCGCCGATCCTCTGCTCGGCGTCATTGTCTTTGAGTCAACCTGCCGAACCGGCGGCTCCGGGCTCAGAAGCCTTGGTGACTCAGCAGAAAGGGAGTGGCGGTGGAGGTGCGCACTCAGCCAGTCGACACGACGAGGAGAGAGTTTTGATAAGCGAAGTATTGGTGAGGAACAAGGACGGCGAGGAGCTCGAGAGGAAGGACCTGGAAGCGGAGGCTGTGGCTGCATTGAAAGCGTGCCGGGCCAATTCGGCTCTCACGGTTCGCGAGGTTCAGGAGGATGTACACAGGATAATTGATAGTGGATATTTTTGCTCGTGTATGCCTGTCGCAGTAGATACCCGCGATGGTATAAGATTGGTGTTTCAG GTAGAACCAAACCAGGAGTTCCATGGGTTGGTATGTGAAGGAGCCAGTGTTCTTCCAGCGAAGTTTCTGGAGGATGCTTTTCGAGATGGATATG GAAAAGTGGTAAATATCAGGCATTTGGATGATGTTATAACTTCCATCAATGGCTGGTACATGGAGCGTGGTCTCTTCGGATTG GTTTCAGGAGTTGAGATCCTTTCTGGGGGTATTATAAGGTTACAAGTTGCAGAAGCTGAGGTGAACAACATTTCCATACGTTTCCTTGACAGGAAAAC TGGTGAACCAACTAAAGGGAAGACAAAACCTGAAACAATACTTAGACAACTTACAACTAAGAAGGGACAG GTCTACAGCATGCTTCAAGGAAAAAGAGATGTAGATACTGTGTTAACCATGGGAATCATGGAAGATGTTAGCATCATTCCCCAACCTGCTGGAG ACACTGGTAAAGTTGATTTGGTGATGAATGTTGTTGAACGCCCAAGTGGAGGTTTCTCTGCTGGTGGAGGTATATCCAGTGG GATTACTAGTGGCCCTTTATCAGGACTTATTGGAAG CTTCACCTATTCTCATAGAAATGTTTTTGGAAGAAATCAGAAACTCAATATTTCCTTGGAGAGAGGCCAAATTGACTCAATATTTCGCATAAACTACACAGACCCATGGATTCAAGGTGATGACAAGAGAACATCTAGAACAATTATGGTCCAG AATTCAAGAACACCAGGGAATCTCGTCCATGGTAACCAACCTGGTAATACCAGTCTTACCATTGGCCGTGTTATTGCTGGTGTAGAATTCAGTCGACCACTAAGGCCAAAGTGGAGTGGAACTGCTGGACTTATTTTTCAG CATGCTGGTGCTCGTGATGAAAAAGGAAATCCAATCATTAAGGACCACTATAGCAGCCCTCTTACTGCGAG TGGCAAGACTCATGATGATATGCTACTAGCTAAATTTGAAAGTGTATATACTGGTTCTGGCGACCATGGTTCTTCAATG TTTGTATTGAATGTAGAACAAGGACTTCCTCTTTGGCCTGAATGGCTATTCTTTAACAGAGTAAATGCACGTGCTAGAAAAGGCATAGAAATCGGTCCTGCTCTCTTTCTTGTAAG TTTGTCTGGTGGCCATGTGGTGGGTAATTTCTCCCCTCATGAAGCATTTGCCATAGGTGGAACAAACAGTGTGAGAGGATATGAAGAAGGCGCTGTCGGTTCTGGTCGATCTTACTCTGTTGGCTCTGGTGAAATTTCTTTCCCTGTG TTGGGGCCAGTGGAAGGAGTTCTCTTTGCTGACTATGGAACTGATCTGGGATCTGGGCCCACTGTGCCTG GTGATCCTGCTGGGGCGAGGCTGAAGCCTGGAAGTGGATATGGATATGGCTTTGGCATCAGAGTGGACTCCCCTTTAGGCCCTTTGCGTCTCGAATATGCATTTAATGATAGGCATGCCAAGAGGTTTCACTTTGGAGTTGGTCACCGAAATTAA
- the LOC110599807 gene encoding outer envelope protein 80, chloroplastic isoform X2, with translation MPQNESVRFTSSLLKIPSLPSQQLKKQPSHPPPPLPFFSHILNSQLANTVISFTNFIDSLITRSRLHVPRTPGIRIRRSNLFANSPLTCLASLTLTRSTDSAHSESHIKSPILCSASLSLSQPAEPAAPGSEALVTQQKGSGGGGAHSASRHDEERVLISEVLVRNKDGEELERKDLEAEAVAALKACRANSALTVREVQEDVHRIIDSGYFCSCMPVAVDTRDGIRLVFQVEPNQEFHGLVCEGASVLPAKFLEDAFRDGYGKVVNIRHLDDVITSINGWYMERGLFGLVSGVEILSGGIIRLQVAEAEVNNISIRFLDRKTGEPTKGKTKPETILRQLTTKKGQVYSMLQGKRDVDTVLTMGIMEDVSIIPQPAGDTGKVDLVMNVVERPSGGFSAGGGISSGITSGPLSGLIGSFTYSHRNVFGRNQKLNISLERGQIDSIFRINYTDPWIQGDDKRTSRTIMVQNSRTPGNLVHGNQPGNTSLTIGRVIAGVEFSRPLRPKWSGTAGLIFQHAGARDEKGNPIIKDHYSSPLTASGKTHDDMLLAKFESVYTGSGDHGSSMFVLNVEQGLPLWPEWLFFNRVNARARKGIEIGPALFLVSLSGGHVVGNFSPHEAFAIGGTNSVRGYEEGAVGSGRSYSVGSGEISFPVLGPVEGVLFADYGTDLGSGPTVPGRDKDWKCASSRS, from the exons ATGCCCCAAAACGAGAGTGTTCGCTTCACatcatctttgctcaaaattCCTTCTCTTCCTTCACAACAGCTGAAAAAACAACCATCACATCCACCACCTCCTCTCCCGTTCTTTTCTCATATCCTCAACTCTCAATTGGCCAATACTGTAATCTCTTTTACTAATTTCATCGACTCGCTCATAACTCGTTCTAGATTACATGTACCTCGCACTCCGGGTATCAGAATTCGGAGGTCTAACTTGTTTGCCAACTCACCTCTTACATGTTTAGCTTCATTGACACTTACCCGATCAACAGATTCAGCTCATTCCGAGTCGCATATAAAGTCGCCGATCCTCTGCTCGGCGTCATTGTCTTTGAGTCAACCTGCCGAACCGGCGGCTCCGGGCTCAGAAGCCTTGGTGACTCAGCAGAAAGGGAGTGGCGGTGGAGGTGCGCACTCAGCCAGTCGACACGACGAGGAGAGAGTTTTGATAAGCGAAGTATTGGTGAGGAACAAGGACGGCGAGGAGCTCGAGAGGAAGGACCTGGAAGCGGAGGCTGTGGCTGCATTGAAAGCGTGCCGGGCCAATTCGGCTCTCACGGTTCGCGAGGTTCAGGAGGATGTACACAGGATAATTGATAGTGGATATTTTTGCTCGTGTATGCCTGTCGCAGTAGATACCCGCGATGGTATAAGATTGGTGTTTCAG GTAGAACCAAACCAGGAGTTCCATGGGTTGGTATGTGAAGGAGCCAGTGTTCTTCCAGCGAAGTTTCTGGAGGATGCTTTTCGAGATGGATATG GAAAAGTGGTAAATATCAGGCATTTGGATGATGTTATAACTTCCATCAATGGCTGGTACATGGAGCGTGGTCTCTTCGGATTG GTTTCAGGAGTTGAGATCCTTTCTGGGGGTATTATAAGGTTACAAGTTGCAGAAGCTGAGGTGAACAACATTTCCATACGTTTCCTTGACAGGAAAAC TGGTGAACCAACTAAAGGGAAGACAAAACCTGAAACAATACTTAGACAACTTACAACTAAGAAGGGACAG GTCTACAGCATGCTTCAAGGAAAAAGAGATGTAGATACTGTGTTAACCATGGGAATCATGGAAGATGTTAGCATCATTCCCCAACCTGCTGGAG ACACTGGTAAAGTTGATTTGGTGATGAATGTTGTTGAACGCCCAAGTGGAGGTTTCTCTGCTGGTGGAGGTATATCCAGTGG GATTACTAGTGGCCCTTTATCAGGACTTATTGGAAG CTTCACCTATTCTCATAGAAATGTTTTTGGAAGAAATCAGAAACTCAATATTTCCTTGGAGAGAGGCCAAATTGACTCAATATTTCGCATAAACTACACAGACCCATGGATTCAAGGTGATGACAAGAGAACATCTAGAACAATTATGGTCCAG AATTCAAGAACACCAGGGAATCTCGTCCATGGTAACCAACCTGGTAATACCAGTCTTACCATTGGCCGTGTTATTGCTGGTGTAGAATTCAGTCGACCACTAAGGCCAAAGTGGAGTGGAACTGCTGGACTTATTTTTCAG CATGCTGGTGCTCGTGATGAAAAAGGAAATCCAATCATTAAGGACCACTATAGCAGCCCTCTTACTGCGAG TGGCAAGACTCATGATGATATGCTACTAGCTAAATTTGAAAGTGTATATACTGGTTCTGGCGACCATGGTTCTTCAATG TTTGTATTGAATGTAGAACAAGGACTTCCTCTTTGGCCTGAATGGCTATTCTTTAACAGAGTAAATGCACGTGCTAGAAAAGGCATAGAAATCGGTCCTGCTCTCTTTCTTGTAAG TTTGTCTGGTGGCCATGTGGTGGGTAATTTCTCCCCTCATGAAGCATTTGCCATAGGTGGAACAAACAGTGTGAGAGGATATGAAGAAGGCGCTGTCGGTTCTGGTCGATCTTACTCTGTTGGCTCTGGTGAAATTTCTTTCCCTGTG TTGGGGCCAGTGGAAGGAGTTCTCTTTGCTGACTATGGAACTGATCTGGGATCTGGGCCCACTGTGCCTG GAAGGGATAAGGACTGGAAATGTGCATCTTCCAGGAGTTGA
- the LOC110599807 gene encoding outer envelope protein 80, chloroplastic isoform X3, with protein MPQNESVRFTSSLLKIPSLPSQQLKKQPSHPPPPLPFFSHILNSQLANTVISFTNFIDSLITRSRLHVPRTPGIRIRRSNLFANSPLTCLASLTLTRSTDSAHSESHIKSPILCSASLSLSQPAEPAAPGSEALVTQQKGSGGGGAHSASRHDEERVLISEVLVRNKDGEELERKDLEAEAVAALKACRANSALTVREVQEDVHRIIDSGYFCSCMPVAVDTRDGIRLVFQVEPNQEFHGLVCEGASVLPAKFLEDAFRDGYGKVVNIRHLDDVITSINGWYMERGLFGLVSGVEILSGGIIRLQVAEAEVNNISIRFLDRKTGEPTKGKTKPETILRQLTTKKGQVYSMLQGKRDVDTVLTMGIMEDVSIIPQPAGDTGKVDLVMNVVERPSGGFSAGGGISSGITSGPLSGLIGSFTYSHRNVFGRNQKLNISLERGQIDSIFRINYTDPWIQGDDKRTSRTIMVQNSRTPGNLVHGNQPGNTSLTIGRVIAGVEFSRPLRPKWSGTAGLIFQHAGARDEKGNPIIKDHYSSPLTASGKTHDDMLLAKFESVYTGSGDHGSSMFVLNVEQGLPLWPEWLFFNRVNARARKGIEIGPALFLVRCIRSV; from the exons ATGCCCCAAAACGAGAGTGTTCGCTTCACatcatctttgctcaaaattCCTTCTCTTCCTTCACAACAGCTGAAAAAACAACCATCACATCCACCACCTCCTCTCCCGTTCTTTTCTCATATCCTCAACTCTCAATTGGCCAATACTGTAATCTCTTTTACTAATTTCATCGACTCGCTCATAACTCGTTCTAGATTACATGTACCTCGCACTCCGGGTATCAGAATTCGGAGGTCTAACTTGTTTGCCAACTCACCTCTTACATGTTTAGCTTCATTGACACTTACCCGATCAACAGATTCAGCTCATTCCGAGTCGCATATAAAGTCGCCGATCCTCTGCTCGGCGTCATTGTCTTTGAGTCAACCTGCCGAACCGGCGGCTCCGGGCTCAGAAGCCTTGGTGACTCAGCAGAAAGGGAGTGGCGGTGGAGGTGCGCACTCAGCCAGTCGACACGACGAGGAGAGAGTTTTGATAAGCGAAGTATTGGTGAGGAACAAGGACGGCGAGGAGCTCGAGAGGAAGGACCTGGAAGCGGAGGCTGTGGCTGCATTGAAAGCGTGCCGGGCCAATTCGGCTCTCACGGTTCGCGAGGTTCAGGAGGATGTACACAGGATAATTGATAGTGGATATTTTTGCTCGTGTATGCCTGTCGCAGTAGATACCCGCGATGGTATAAGATTGGTGTTTCAG GTAGAACCAAACCAGGAGTTCCATGGGTTGGTATGTGAAGGAGCCAGTGTTCTTCCAGCGAAGTTTCTGGAGGATGCTTTTCGAGATGGATATG GAAAAGTGGTAAATATCAGGCATTTGGATGATGTTATAACTTCCATCAATGGCTGGTACATGGAGCGTGGTCTCTTCGGATTG GTTTCAGGAGTTGAGATCCTTTCTGGGGGTATTATAAGGTTACAAGTTGCAGAAGCTGAGGTGAACAACATTTCCATACGTTTCCTTGACAGGAAAAC TGGTGAACCAACTAAAGGGAAGACAAAACCTGAAACAATACTTAGACAACTTACAACTAAGAAGGGACAG GTCTACAGCATGCTTCAAGGAAAAAGAGATGTAGATACTGTGTTAACCATGGGAATCATGGAAGATGTTAGCATCATTCCCCAACCTGCTGGAG ACACTGGTAAAGTTGATTTGGTGATGAATGTTGTTGAACGCCCAAGTGGAGGTTTCTCTGCTGGTGGAGGTATATCCAGTGG GATTACTAGTGGCCCTTTATCAGGACTTATTGGAAG CTTCACCTATTCTCATAGAAATGTTTTTGGAAGAAATCAGAAACTCAATATTTCCTTGGAGAGAGGCCAAATTGACTCAATATTTCGCATAAACTACACAGACCCATGGATTCAAGGTGATGACAAGAGAACATCTAGAACAATTATGGTCCAG AATTCAAGAACACCAGGGAATCTCGTCCATGGTAACCAACCTGGTAATACCAGTCTTACCATTGGCCGTGTTATTGCTGGTGTAGAATTCAGTCGACCACTAAGGCCAAAGTGGAGTGGAACTGCTGGACTTATTTTTCAG CATGCTGGTGCTCGTGATGAAAAAGGAAATCCAATCATTAAGGACCACTATAGCAGCCCTCTTACTGCGAG TGGCAAGACTCATGATGATATGCTACTAGCTAAATTTGAAAGTGTATATACTGGTTCTGGCGACCATGGTTCTTCAATG TTTGTATTGAATGTAGAACAAGGACTTCCTCTTTGGCCTGAATGGCTATTCTTTAACAGAGTAAATGCACGTGCTAGAAAAGGCATAGAAATCGGTCCTGCTCTCTTTCTTGTAAG ATGCATCAGAAGCGTTTGA